One window from the genome of Trueperaceae bacterium encodes:
- a CDS encoding YbaY family lipoprotein — MRRVFGELLLPGNVPTTTAKLVLVEVRDTTLMDVASEVVAEQRIQNVTLVPNGRIRFDLEVPEVDPSQILTLRAHVDIAGEGRVSSGDLLTVTLDEVPSRGDFGPVELSLGTI; from the coding sequence ATGAGGCGAGTCTTCGGTGAACTGCTTCTGCCGGGCAATGTTCCAACCACCACGGCCAAGCTCGTGCTCGTCGAAGTCAGGGACACCACGCTCATGGACGTCGCCTCGGAAGTGGTCGCGGAGCAACGGATACAGAACGTAACGCTGGTGCCGAACGGGCGCATACGGTTCGATCTGGAGGTGCCTGAGGTGGACCCGTCCCAGATTCTGACGCTACGCGCTCACGTGGACATCGCGGGCGAGGGCCGAGTCAGTTCCGGTGACCTTCTCACCGTCACGCTAGACGAGGTACCGAGCCGAGGCGACTTCGGGCCCGTTGAGCTCTCTTTGGGAACCATCTAG